From a single Pseudomonas sp. A34-9 genomic region:
- a CDS encoding glycogen/starch/alpha-glucan phosphorylase has product MTQEPLVREAEVAAFRDAVLTKLTYAVGKDPDHAFDHDWFEAIALAARDHMVEHWMDHTRQIYRKGQKRVYYLSLEFLIGRLLYDSLSNLGLLDVAREALTELGVDLERIRLLEPDAALGNGGLGRLAACFMESMSTLGIAGHGYGIRYEHGLFRQAIVDGWQQEQTEHWLDFGNPWEFERPEVVYSIGFGGSVETVTDVSGKSKQVWSPAETVRAIAYDTPVVGWRGASVNTLRLWRARAMEDLHLERFNAGDHLGAVAEVARAESISRVLYPADSTEAGQELRLRQEYFFVAASLQDLLRRHRNMHTSVLTLGDHAAIQLNDTHPSIAVAELMRQLVDVYDVAWDAAWQVTVDTLSYTNHTLLPEALETWPVGLMERMLPRHMQIIYLINAQHIDSLRAKGIHDFDVLRAVSLIEEDNGRRVRMGNLAFLGSHSVNGVSGLHTQLMRKTVFAELHKLYPERINNKTNGITFRRWLYQANSELTSMLVDALGPDLLDNPEERLLDLEPFAEKNAFRKAFAEQRLHSKKALAYLIHERLGIAVNPAAMFDVQVKRIHEYKRQLLNLMHTVALYQAIRAEPEVDWVPRVKIFAGKAAASYHQAKLIIKLTNDIARVVNNDPTVRGLLKVVFLPNYNVSLAESIIPAADLSEQISTAGFEASGTSNMKFGLNGALTIGTLDGANVEMCERIGAEHMFIFGLSAQQVEARKQNHEFSALPDIAASHRLNDVLQAIRSGVFSPDDTSRYTGLIDSLVDYDRFLVCADFDSYWEAQKRVEAHWHDANSWWRSAVLNTARMGWFSSDRTIREYATDIWKALE; this is encoded by the coding sequence ATGACTCAAGAACCACTAGTTCGCGAAGCAGAGGTGGCCGCATTCCGCGATGCCGTCCTGACCAAGCTCACCTATGCAGTGGGCAAAGACCCCGATCACGCGTTCGACCATGACTGGTTCGAAGCCATCGCCCTGGCAGCGCGTGATCACATGGTCGAACACTGGATGGACCACACCCGGCAGATCTATCGCAAAGGCCAGAAGCGGGTGTATTACCTCTCGCTGGAATTTCTTATCGGCCGCTTGCTCTACGACAGCCTGAGCAACCTTGGCCTGCTCGACGTTGCCCGTGAAGCGTTGACTGAGCTCGGTGTCGACCTGGAACGCATCCGTTTGCTGGAACCCGACGCGGCGCTTGGCAACGGCGGCCTCGGTCGTCTGGCCGCGTGCTTCATGGAAAGCATGTCGACCCTCGGCATCGCTGGCCACGGTTATGGCATTCGTTACGAGCACGGGTTGTTCCGCCAGGCCATCGTCGATGGCTGGCAGCAGGAGCAGACCGAACACTGGCTGGATTTCGGCAACCCATGGGAATTCGAACGGCCAGAAGTCGTCTACTCCATCGGCTTCGGCGGCAGCGTTGAAACCGTCACCGACGTCTCCGGCAAGTCCAAGCAAGTCTGGTCGCCGGCCGAAACCGTCCGCGCGATTGCTTACGACACGCCGGTGGTCGGCTGGCGCGGAGCGAGCGTCAACACCTTGCGGCTGTGGCGTGCACGGGCCATGGAAGATTTGCACCTTGAGCGTTTCAACGCCGGTGACCACCTCGGTGCCGTCGCCGAAGTGGCCCGTGCGGAGAGCATCTCCCGCGTGCTCTACCCGGCGGACAGCACTGAAGCAGGGCAAGAGCTGCGCCTGCGTCAGGAGTACTTCTTCGTCGCGGCCTCCTTGCAGGATCTGCTGCGTCGTCACCGCAACATGCACACCTCGGTGCTGACCTTGGGCGATCACGCGGCGATCCAGCTCAACGATACGCACCCTTCGATTGCCGTCGCCGAGCTGATGCGTCAACTCGTCGACGTCTACGACGTCGCGTGGGATGCCGCGTGGCAAGTGACTGTCGACACGCTGTCGTACACCAACCACACGCTGTTGCCGGAAGCGCTGGAGACCTGGCCGGTGGGTCTGATGGAACGCATGCTGCCACGGCACATGCAGATCATTTACCTGATCAATGCCCAGCACATCGATTCGCTGCGCGCCAAAGGCATTCACGATTTCGACGTGCTGCGTGCGGTGTCGCTGATCGAAGAAGACAACGGTCGTCGGGTACGCATGGGCAACCTCGCGTTCCTCGGTTCGCACAGCGTCAACGGCGTGTCCGGACTGCATACGCAGTTGATGCGCAAAACCGTGTTCGCCGAACTGCACAAGCTCTACCCGGAGCGGATCAACAATAAAACCAACGGCATCACCTTTCGCCGCTGGTTGTATCAGGCCAACTCCGAACTGACCTCGATGCTGGTCGATGCGCTGGGGCCGGATTTGCTGGATAACCCTGAAGAGCGACTGCTCGATCTCGAACCGTTCGCGGAAAAAAACGCGTTCCGCAAAGCCTTCGCCGAGCAACGTCTGCATAGCAAAAAAGCGCTGGCCTATCTGATTCACGAACGCTTGGGCATTGCGGTCAACCCGGCGGCGATGTTCGACGTGCAGGTCAAACGCATCCACGAATACAAACGCCAGTTGCTCAACCTGATGCACACCGTGGCGCTGTATCAAGCGATTCGCGCCGAGCCTGAAGTCGATTGGGTACCGCGAGTGAAGATCTTCGCCGGTAAAGCGGCGGCGAGTTATCACCAGGCCAAGCTGATCATCAAGCTGACCAACGACATCGCCCGCGTTGTGAACAACGACCCGACCGTGCGCGGCCTGCTGAAAGTGGTGTTTCTGCCCAACTACAACGTCAGCCTGGCAGAGAGCATCATTCCGGCGGCGGACTTGTCCGAGCAGATTTCCACTGCAGGCTTCGAGGCGTCAGGCACCAGTAACATGAAGTTCGGCCTCAACGGCGCGCTGACCATTGGCACGCTGGACGGCGCCAACGTGGAAATGTGCGAGCGCATCGGCGCCGAGCACATGTTTATTTTCGGCCTCAGCGCGCAGCAGGTGGAGGCGCGCAAACAGAACCACGAGTTCAGCGCGTTGCCGGACATTGCCGCGTCGCATCGCTTGAACGATGTGCTGCAAGCGATCCGCAGCGGGGTGTTCTCGCCGGACGATACTTCGCGCTATACCGGGTTGATCGACTCGCTGGTGGATTACGACCGCTTCCTGGTCTGTGCCGACTTCGATTCGTACTGGGAAGCGCAGAAACGCGTTGAAGCGCATTGGCACGACGCCAATAGCTGGTGGCGTTCAGCGGTGCTCAATACGGCGCGGATGGGCTGGTTCTCCTCAGACCGGACGATTCGCGAGTACGCCACGGATATCTGGAAAGCACTGGAGTAA
- a CDS encoding DUF2339 domain-containing protein has translation MQWMFMLIGLVLGWLLDESFSDALLGALLGLVIGQTLRIARLGSQAAEQQQQLEQAKVALQGVEQRLFLLEGAPVRAAPPPSAAPVAEPVAEPVKTVEEAPAPELVWELPAELEPISTAASETSQPLPADVWRLDAVTPEPAKPAEPRGPNLIERGISAARNWLFGGNTVLRVGVVLLFFGLAFLLRYATEGMVVPIELRYAGVAAAALALLALGWWLRRRNSNYALMLQGTGIAVLYLTVFAAMRLHPLLDPSAALGLLVAVTVFSAILAITQDALGLAAAAALGGFAAPILTSTGAGNHVALFSYFALLNAGILAIAWFKAWRLLNLIGFVGTFGIGFAWGLRSYAPELLWSTEPFLILFFLMYLAIGLLFARRKLLDMPDAPAEGDRDALLHWSARKGDYVDGTMLFGPPIIGFGLQFALVQHLEFAAAFSALALGMIYMALAKVLMGGRAVLLGETCLALGVIFASLAIPLGLDARWTSAAWAVEGAGIFWLGLRQQRPFARAFALLLQLGSALAFLSQLQVGESTLLDGAPLGALMLGVALLFSFYQLRRAAPDQASPWERQGLPVLASLGLTFLYLLAPLFFFVQTTAISWALAGLVTLFVGLRIQSRTFLFSAFAVQLLGGALFLLRLRGAGEDSAAVFNAGWSGLLSASLIGLALIGGMLLAARDEMVRGDVRLLRGLSVVLLAGLVLINLAVLFVLPWQTASAVWAASGLLIIWLSLYLKQRVSFVFGLLLQVIGGAAFLLAGPELLGPLSSEGLKPLAHGGFWTPLVLGLAAMIGAWRLQLGNHAAAFDALSLQRLSEVLLVWGAGWWALAWVSEVLRFAPIHLQGTLLLLVAAVSVALWTLLSLRLKWPALGLLCTLLIPASALVLLGAWHSRYHPAADFGWLAWAAVFAVHFFSLRRLAPMLPARALSTVHVLGCWLLIGVLALELRYGLLLLSEQYNAWRWLGWAILPSVYLLLAAAPRSWPWPVAAFAREYRLYAAAPLAVLMLAWFWLANGVSDGNAEPLPYVPLLNPLELGLLLALFGVYVWSRSAVSQLSIRQDYAEYATQLIAGVSLFAFCTALVTRAAHHWAGIPFELDQLLASMLVQAGLSIVWTLMALGLMIGGHLRHRREVWLIGAALIALVVAKLIFVELSNRGGLARIVSFIGVGVLLLVVGYFAPLPPKRVEAEPAADKPAPDTEGVAS, from the coding sequence ATGCAATGGATGTTCATGTTGATCGGGCTGGTGCTCGGCTGGCTGCTCGACGAGTCGTTCAGTGATGCGCTGTTGGGCGCGTTGCTGGGGCTGGTGATCGGGCAGACGCTGCGCATTGCGCGGCTTGGCTCGCAAGCGGCAGAGCAACAGCAGCAACTTGAGCAGGCGAAGGTCGCTTTGCAGGGTGTCGAGCAGCGGCTGTTTCTGCTGGAAGGCGCGCCCGTTCGTGCCGCGCCGCCACCGAGTGCAGCGCCTGTTGCCGAGCCAGTCGCAGAACCCGTCAAAACCGTCGAAGAAGCCCCCGCACCAGAGTTGGTCTGGGAGCTGCCAGCCGAACTCGAACCGATTTCCACTGCCGCCAGCGAAACCAGTCAACCGCTGCCCGCTGATGTGTGGCGCCTCGACGCCGTCACGCCCGAACCAGCAAAACCTGCCGAGCCCCGTGGCCCGAACCTGATCGAACGCGGCATCAGTGCTGCGCGTAACTGGCTGTTCGGCGGCAACACCGTGCTGCGCGTTGGCGTGGTGTTGTTGTTCTTCGGTCTGGCGTTCCTGCTGCGCTACGCCACCGAAGGCATGGTCGTGCCGATTGAGTTGCGTTACGCCGGTGTCGCGGCGGCCGCGTTGGCCTTGCTCGCGCTGGGCTGGTGGCTGCGGCGGCGCAACAGCAATTACGCGTTGATGCTGCAAGGCACCGGGATCGCGGTGCTGTACCTGACGGTGTTTGCGGCGATGCGTCTGCACCCGTTGCTCGATCCGTCCGCCGCGTTGGGATTGCTGGTCGCGGTGACGGTGTTCTCGGCGATTCTGGCGATCACTCAGGATGCTTTGGGGCTGGCGGCTGCGGCGGCATTGGGCGGTTTCGCCGCGCCGATCCTGACCTCGACCGGCGCCGGCAACCACGTCGCGCTGTTCAGTTATTTCGCACTGCTCAACGCCGGCATTCTCGCCATCGCCTGGTTCAAGGCCTGGCGTCTGCTGAACCTGATCGGCTTCGTCGGCACCTTCGGTATCGGTTTCGCCTGGGGCCTGCGCTCTTATGCGCCGGAGCTGTTGTGGAGCACCGAGCCATTCCTGATTCTGTTCTTTCTGATGTACCTCGCCATCGGTCTGTTGTTCGCTCGGCGCAAGTTGCTCGACATGCCAGATGCGCCGGCAGAGGGTGACCGTGATGCGTTACTGCACTGGTCTGCGCGCAAGGGCGATTACGTCGACGGCACGATGCTGTTCGGTCCGCCGATTATTGGCTTCGGTTTGCAGTTCGCGCTGGTACAGCATCTGGAATTTGCCGCAGCGTTCAGTGCGCTGGCACTAGGCATGATCTATATGGCGCTGGCCAAGGTATTGATGGGCGGCCGCGCGGTGCTGCTGGGTGAAACCTGTCTGGCGCTCGGAGTGATTTTCGCCAGTCTGGCCATTCCGCTGGGGCTGGATGCGCGCTGGACCTCGGCGGCATGGGCGGTGGAAGGGGCGGGGATTTTCTGGCTCGGTTTGCGTCAGCAGCGGCCGTTCGCCCGGGCGTTTGCCTTGTTGCTACAACTCGGCTCCGCTTTGGCGTTCCTCAGTCAGTTGCAGGTTGGCGAAAGCACTCTGCTCGACGGTGCTCCACTGGGCGCGCTGATGCTTGGCGTTGCCCTGCTGTTCAGCTTCTATCAATTGCGCAGGGCCGCACCGGATCAGGCCTCGCCTTGGGAGCGACAAGGTTTGCCGGTGTTGGCGTCTCTGGGCCTGACCTTCCTCTATCTGCTGGCGCCGTTGTTCTTCTTCGTCCAGACCACGGCAATCAGTTGGGCGCTGGCCGGGCTGGTGACATTGTTTGTCGGTCTGCGGATTCAGTCGCGCACGTTCCTGTTCAGCGCGTTTGCCGTGCAGTTGCTCGGCGGCGCGTTGTTCCTGTTGCGTCTGCGAGGTGCCGGCGAGGATTCGGCGGCGGTGTTCAACGCCGGTTGGAGTGGCTTGCTCAGTGCTTCGCTGATCGGTCTTGCCTTGATCGGCGGCATGCTGTTGGCGGCCCGCGATGAAATGGTGCGCGGTGATGTACGTCTGCTGCGCGGTTTGTCGGTGGTGCTGTTGGCCGGTCTGGTGCTGATCAATCTGGCGGTGTTGTTTGTCCTGCCATGGCAGACCGCGAGCGCGGTGTGGGCGGCCAGCGGTTTGCTGATTATCTGGTTGAGCCTGTACCTCAAGCAGCGCGTGAGTTTTGTTTTCGGTTTGTTGTTGCAGGTGATCGGTGGCGCGGCGTTTTTGCTGGCCGGTCCGGAGTTGCTCGGGCCGCTGTCCAGCGAAGGTTTGAAACCGTTGGCCCATGGCGGATTCTGGACGCCGCTGGTGCTGGGGCTGGCGGCGATGATCGGTGCCTGGCGTCTGCAACTGGGTAATCATGCCGCGGCATTCGATGCGTTGAGTTTGCAGCGCTTGTCCGAGGTATTGCTGGTGTGGGGCGCGGGTTGGTGGGCGCTGGCGTGGGTGAGTGAAGTGCTGCGGTTTGCGCCGATTCACCTGCAGGGCACCTTGTTGCTGCTGGTTGCCGCTGTGAGCGTGGCGCTGTGGACGCTGTTGTCGCTGCGCTTGAAATGGCCGGCGTTGGGCCTGCTCTGTACGTTGTTGATTCCGGCGTCCGCTCTTGTGCTGCTCGGCGCCTGGCATTCGCGTTATCACCCGGCGGCGGATTTCGGCTGGCTGGCGTGGGCGGCGGTGTTCGCCGTGCACTTCTTCAGCCTGCGGCGCCTGGCGCCGATGTTGCCTGCGCGCGCCTTGAGCACGGTGCATGTGCTCGGCTGTTGGTTGCTGATTGGCGTGTTGGCGCTGGAATTGCGTTACGGGCTGCTGCTGTTGTCCGAGCAATACAACGCCTGGCGTTGGCTGGGTTGGGCGATTCTGCCGAGCGTTTATCTGCTGCTGGCAGCGGCCCCGCGCTCCTGGCCGTGGCCGGTCGCAGCGTTTGCCCGCGAATACCGTTTGTACGCCGCTGCACCGCTGGCGGTGCTGATGCTCGCGTGGTTCTGGCTGGCCAATGGCGTCAGCGATGGCAACGCCGAACCGTTGCCGTATGTGCCGCTGCTTAACCCGCTGGAACTGGGTCTGTTGTTGGCTTTGTTTGGTGTTTACGTGTGGTCGCGCAGTGCGGTTTCGCAGCTGTCGATTCGTCAGGATTATGCCGAATACGCCACGCAACTGATCGCCGGGGTATCGCTGTTCGCCTTCTGCACCGCGCTGGTGACCCGCGCCGCGCACCATTGGGCCGGGATTCCGTTCGAGCTCGATCAACTGCTCGCCTCGATGCTGGTGCAAGCCGGTTTGTCGATCGTCTGGACGCTGATGGCGCTCGGATTGATGATCGGCGGGCATCTTCGCCATCGTCGCGAAGTGTGGTTGATCGGCGCGGCGCTGATTGCGCTGGTGGTGGCCAAACTGATTTTTGTCGAACTGAGCAACCGTGGCGGCCTCGCCCGGATCGTCTCGTTTATCGGCGTTGGCGTGTTGCTGCTGGTGGTTGGTTATTTCGCACCGCTACCGCCCAAACGCGTCGAAGCTGAGCCGGCGGCGGACAAACCGGCCCCGGACACCGAAGGAGTTGCATCTTGA
- a CDS encoding DUF3999 domain-containing protein yields MSRMLNLSWLALGVVMAAGAQEKPADFATQVPLSVSGNGPWYRLELPLNVQLQARQTDLSDLRVFNAAGEPQAYALARESAQTRDDGQLHEVKWFPLYNAADASERAPNVRVQATTNGTLVEVQPSSQLEAGEEVLRGWLLDASAIKAPLQQLILDWTSERDGFQRFSIEASDDLQHWQPWGEGQVARLTFSDERIEQHEVTLPGQSARYVRLLWESPNSAPTLTSAQLKSSDPRNVPLPLVWSQALTGNSSKAGEYTWQLPMGLNVERVQVDLKQPNSLAPVTLAGRRESSLPWQTLSSGLLYRLTQNGQDVVQNELQLYGQTVQQLKLSVDERGGGLGEQAPSLKYAVRATQVIFLARGEGPYSLALGNPNVKTANLPLTTLIPDFKAQKLAALGKASVQGEAVVTQTSTATTAAVAETNWKKIGLWAVLLLSVVFLGAMAASLLRKPPTNS; encoded by the coding sequence TTGAGCCGCATGCTGAATCTGAGTTGGTTGGCGTTGGGCGTGGTGATGGCGGCCGGCGCTCAGGAAAAACCGGCTGACTTCGCCACGCAGGTGCCGCTGTCGGTCAGCGGCAACGGCCCGTGGTACCGCCTCGAATTGCCGTTGAACGTGCAATTGCAGGCGCGCCAGACCGATCTCAGTGATCTGCGTGTGTTCAATGCCGCCGGCGAACCGCAGGCTTACGCCTTGGCACGCGAATCGGCACAGACCCGCGACGACGGTCAGTTGCACGAGGTGAAGTGGTTCCCGCTGTACAACGCCGCCGACGCCAGCGAACGCGCGCCGAACGTGCGCGTGCAAGCGACCACCAACGGCACGCTGGTCGAAGTGCAACCGTCCAGCCAGTTGGAGGCGGGTGAAGAAGTGCTGCGTGGCTGGCTGCTGGATGCCAGCGCGATCAAGGCGCCGTTGCAGCAGTTGATCCTCGACTGGACCAGTGAGCGCGACGGCTTCCAGCGTTTCAGCATTGAGGCCAGCGATGACTTGCAGCACTGGCAGCCGTGGGGCGAAGGTCAGGTCGCACGACTGACTTTTTCCGATGAGCGTATCGAACAGCACGAGGTGACGTTGCCGGGGCAATCGGCGCGTTATGTGCGGTTGTTGTGGGAGTCGCCGAATTCGGCACCGACCCTGACCTCGGCGCAACTGAAAAGCAGCGATCCGCGCAACGTGCCGCTGCCGTTGGTCTGGTCGCAGGCATTAACCGGCAATAGCAGCAAGGCCGGAGAATACACCTGGCAATTGCCGATGGGGCTGAATGTTGAGCGGGTGCAGGTTGATCTGAAGCAGCCGAACAGCCTCGCGCCGGTGACGCTGGCCGGTCGTCGTGAAAGCAGTTTGCCGTGGCAGACCCTGAGCAGCGGCTTGCTCTATCGCCTGACCCAGAATGGTCAGGATGTTGTGCAGAACGAATTGCAGCTCTACGGACAGACTGTGCAGCAGTTGAAACTGAGCGTGGATGAGCGCGGCGGTGGGTTGGGTGAACAGGCGCCGAGTCTGAAATATGCGGTGCGGGCGACGCAGGTGATCTTCCTCGCACGCGGGGAGGGGCCGTACAGTCTGGCGCTGGGCAATCCAAATGTGAAAACGGCGAATCTGCCGTTGACGACGCTGATTCCGGATTTCAAAGCGCAGAAACTGGCGGCGCTGGGCAAGGCGTCGGTTCAGGGTGAGGCGGTTGTTACGCAGACTTCTACGGCTACTACGGCGGCGGTGGCCGAAACCAACTGGAAGAAGATTGGCTTGTGGGCAGTGTTGTTGCTGAGTGTGGTTTTCCTTGGGGCGATGGCGGCGAGTCTGCTGCGCAAGCCACCGACCAATTCCTGA
- a CDS encoding class 1 fructose-bisphosphatase encodes MSRVTLSRYLIEQTRSNNTPADLRFLIEVVARACKEISHAVSKGALGGVLGSMGTENVQGEVQKKLDVISNEILLEANEWGGHLAGMASEEMDNAYQIPGKYPKGAYLLVFDPLDGSSNIDINAPVGTIFSVLRCPNEYLSQNEPLNEKAFLQPGTQQVAAGYAIYGPQTMLVLTLGDGVKGFTLDREMGSFVLTHEDITIPESTQEFAINMSNQRHWEAPVQRYVGELLAGEEGPLKKNYNMRWVAAMVADVHRILTRGGLFMYPRDSREPSKPGKLRLMYEANPMSFLVEQAGGASTDGHQRILDIQPEGLHQRVAVFLGSKEEVARATAYHKE; translated from the coding sequence ATGTCCCGCGTTACCCTGAGTCGCTATTTGATTGAGCAGACCCGCAGCAATAACACTCCTGCCGATCTGCGTTTCCTGATCGAAGTGGTCGCGCGTGCCTGCAAAGAAATCAGCCACGCCGTTTCCAAAGGCGCCCTGGGTGGTGTGCTGGGCAGCATGGGCACTGAAAACGTCCAGGGCGAAGTGCAGAAGAAGCTCGACGTGATCTCCAACGAGATCCTGCTCGAAGCCAACGAATGGGGCGGTCACCTGGCCGGCATGGCGTCCGAAGAAATGGACAATGCCTACCAGATCCCGGGCAAATACCCGAAAGGCGCGTACCTGCTGGTATTCGACCCACTGGACGGTTCGTCGAACATCGACATCAACGCCCCGGTCGGCACCATCTTCTCGGTACTGCGTTGCCCGAACGAATACCTGAGCCAGAACGAGCCGCTGAACGAGAAAGCGTTCCTGCAGCCAGGCACCCAGCAGGTTGCCGCCGGTTACGCGATCTACGGCCCGCAAACCATGCTGGTACTGACCTTGGGCGACGGCGTCAAAGGTTTCACCCTGGACCGCGAAATGGGCAGCTTCGTGCTGACCCACGAAGACATCACCATTCCTGAATCGACCCAGGAATTCGCCATCAACATGTCCAACCAGCGTCACTGGGAAGCCCCGGTACAACGCTACGTCGGCGAGCTGCTGGCCGGTGAAGAAGGTCCGTTGAAGAAAAACTACAACATGCGTTGGGTTGCGGCGATGGTTGCCGATGTACACCGCATCCTGACCCGTGGCGGTCTGTTCATGTACCCGCGCGACAGCCGTGAGCCTTCCAAGCCAGGCAAACTGCGTCTGATGTACGAAGCCAACCCGATGTCGTTCCTGGTGGAACAAGCGGGCGGCGCGTCCACCGACGGTCACCAGCGCATCCTCGACATCCAGCCGGAAGGCCTGCACCAGCGTGTAGCGGTGTTCCTCGGCTCGAAAGAAGAAGTCGCACGCGCTACGGCCTACCACAAGGAATAA
- a CDS encoding type II toxin-antitoxin system RelE/ParE family toxin has product MSLKIVILQSAETDLKDLRTYLIKQFSSQTWHSTYASLKVAIRGLASQPYSGSIPEEIERLNLGQYRQIVSGLNRIIYEVREQTVYVHIIADTRKNLPTLLMKRLLQGNP; this is encoded by the coding sequence ATGAGTTTGAAGATCGTCATTCTGCAATCCGCCGAAACAGACCTCAAAGATCTTCGTACCTACCTCATTAAACAGTTCTCATCCCAAACCTGGCATAGCACCTATGCCAGTCTGAAGGTCGCTATTCGTGGCCTGGCATCTCAGCCCTATTCAGGCTCCATTCCGGAAGAAATAGAAAGGCTGAACCTTGGTCAGTATCGACAAATCGTCTCAGGCTTGAATCGCATTATTTATGAAGTTCGAGAGCAGACTGTCTACGTCCATATCATTGCTGACACGCGCAAAAACCTGCCGACTCTGTTGATGAAGCGATTGCTTCAAGGCAACCCGTGA
- a CDS encoding type II toxin-antitoxin system Phd/YefM family antitoxin, with product MKLSSQIKPISYLKSHAAEIVKTITESREPLVITQNGEAKLVVMDVKSFEEQEDTMALLKLLAMGNREIEEGKFRDAEDVFAELDRIDPQ from the coding sequence ATGAAGCTTTCATCCCAGATCAAGCCCATCAGTTATTTGAAAAGTCACGCAGCCGAAATCGTCAAAACAATCACCGAAAGCCGTGAACCTTTGGTCATCACTCAAAACGGCGAAGCGAAGCTCGTCGTCATGGACGTCAAAAGCTTTGAAGAGCAAGAAGACACCATGGCCCTGCTCAAGCTTCTGGCCATGGGCAATCGAGAGATCGAGGAAGGCAAGTTCCGGGATGCCGAAGACGTTTTCGCAGAGCTGGACAGGATCGACCCTCAATGA